In one Umezawaea sp. Da 62-37 genomic region, the following are encoded:
- a CDS encoding response regulator transcription factor: MRVVLGEDLVLLRDGLIRLLGAYGFEVVEAVDNGPSLLAALVRHKPDVAVVDVRLPPTFTDEGLRAAIAARKQVPGLPILVLSQYVEQLYARELLSDRAGGVGYLLKDRVSDVTQFVEAIRRVAAGGTAMDPEVITQLLDSHVRDKPLGSLTPREREVLGLMAEGRSNAAIATRLFVGEKAVGKHTANIFAKLGLPQCDDDNRRVLAVLAYLNSG; the protein is encoded by the coding sequence GTGCGAGTTGTCCTCGGTGAAGACCTCGTCCTCCTCCGGGACGGCCTGATCCGACTGCTGGGGGCGTACGGCTTCGAGGTGGTGGAGGCCGTGGACAACGGGCCGTCGCTGCTGGCGGCGCTGGTGCGGCACAAGCCGGACGTCGCGGTGGTGGACGTCCGGCTGCCGCCGACGTTCACCGACGAGGGCCTGCGCGCGGCCATCGCGGCCCGCAAGCAGGTGCCGGGCCTGCCGATCCTCGTGCTCTCGCAGTACGTGGAGCAGCTCTACGCCCGCGAACTGCTGTCCGACCGGGCGGGCGGGGTCGGCTACCTGCTGAAGGACCGGGTGTCGGACGTGACCCAGTTCGTCGAGGCCATCCGCCGGGTCGCCGCGGGCGGCACCGCGATGGACCCCGAGGTGATCACGCAGCTGCTCGACAGCCACGTGCGCGACAAGCCGCTGGGGTCGTTGACGCCGCGCGAGCGGGAGGTGCTCGGACTGATGGCCGAGGGCCGGTCGAACGCGGCCATCGCCACCCGGTTGTTCGTCGGGGAGAAGGCCGTCGGCAAGCACACGGCGAACATCTTCGCCAAGCTCGGGCTGCCGCAGTGCGACGACGACAACCGGCGGGTACTGGCCGTCCTCGCCTATCTGAACAGCGGCTGA
- a CDS encoding NAD(P)/FAD-dependent oxidoreductase — protein sequence MAAVKSQPTRIVIVGGGYVGMYTALGLQKKLRSGEASVTVVDPQPHMTYQPFLPEAAAGSIEPRHVVVPLRKVLDRCHVVTGRVTRIEHADKSVTLETADGHVETLEYDVLVNALGSIARTLPIPGLAEQGIGVKTIGEAIYIRNHVLSRLDQAASTRDPELRRRLLSFVVIGGGFAGIETLAELEDMARYALRYYTQLKAEDMNWVLVEATKRVMPEVSEKMGVYTVQQLEKRGMKVFLDTRVKTMENGHVVLDDGTEFDSDTIIWTAGVKANPVLRNTDLPLDERGRVRCTAKLQVEGLAGVWSAGDCSAVPDLSRTEEDPMATCSPSAQHAVRQSKVLVGNIVASLRGKDQKDYFHKYIGSVAGLGLYKGVADVYGIKMKGFLAWLAHRGYHVAKMPTFNRKFRVLMDWLLAFVNGREVVALGQINDPKAEFDRASRS from the coding sequence ATGGCTGCTGTGAAGTCGCAACCCACGAGGATCGTCATCGTCGGCGGTGGGTACGTCGGTATGTACACCGCACTGGGGTTGCAGAAGAAACTGCGTTCCGGTGAGGCGTCGGTGACGGTTGTCGACCCCCAGCCCCACATGACCTACCAGCCGTTCCTCCCCGAGGCGGCCGCGGGCTCCATCGAGCCGCGCCACGTCGTGGTGCCGCTGCGCAAGGTCCTCGACCGGTGCCACGTCGTGACCGGGCGCGTCACGCGGATCGAGCACGCGGACAAGTCCGTCACGCTGGAGACCGCCGACGGCCACGTTGAGACGCTCGAGTACGACGTGCTGGTCAACGCGCTGGGCTCGATCGCCCGCACGCTGCCCATCCCCGGTCTGGCCGAGCAGGGCATCGGCGTGAAGACCATCGGCGAGGCCATCTACATCCGCAACCACGTGCTGTCGCGCCTCGACCAGGCCGCGAGCACCCGCGACCCGGAGCTGCGGCGCAGGCTGCTCAGCTTCGTCGTCATCGGCGGCGGGTTCGCGGGCATCGAGACGCTGGCCGAGCTGGAGGACATGGCGCGCTACGCGCTGCGCTACTACACCCAGCTCAAGGCCGAGGACATGAACTGGGTGCTCGTCGAGGCCACCAAGCGGGTCATGCCCGAGGTGAGCGAGAAGATGGGCGTCTACACCGTCCAGCAGCTCGAGAAGCGCGGCATGAAGGTCTTCCTCGACACGAGGGTCAAGACCATGGAGAACGGCCACGTCGTCCTGGACGACGGCACCGAGTTCGACAGCGACACGATCATCTGGACCGCCGGCGTCAAGGCGAACCCCGTCCTGCGCAACACCGACCTGCCGCTCGACGAGCGCGGCCGGGTGCGCTGCACGGCGAAGCTCCAGGTCGAAGGCCTGGCGGGCGTCTGGTCGGCCGGTGACTGCTCGGCCGTGCCGGACCTGTCGCGCACCGAGGAAGACCCGATGGCGACGTGCAGCCCCTCGGCCCAGCACGCCGTGCGGCAGAGCAAGGTGCTCGTCGGCAACATCGTGGCCAGCCTGCGCGGCAAGGACCAGAAGGACTACTTCCACAAGTACATCGGCTCGGTCGCCGGTCTCGGCCTCTACAAGGGCGTGGCGGACGTGTACGGCATCAAGATGAAGGGCTTCCTGGCCTGGTTGGCCCACCGCGGCTACCACGTGGCCAAAATGCCCACCTTCAACCGCAAGTTCCGTGTTCTGATGGACTGGCTGCTCGCGTTCGTCAACGGGCGCGAGGTCGTCGCCCTCGGTCAGATCAACGACCCGAAGGCGGAGTTCGACCGCGCTTCGAGGAGCTGA
- a CDS encoding SagB family peptide dehydrogenase gives MRAKVAEHSTLFYENGAVVWDDYLHHRQFAISETAELLCRKFTAFTEVDDLLAPLAEEDRAVLRRVLDELVAAGVLIVEGSPEHEAELAMLGAWTSWGASARHFHFASRTLADAEYLAADEHDAALDAKIGETPPPAPFRSLGGDAVALPELPARPSWGDAGVLDVLLARRTTREFGAGGLALEQVGELLAVLAGPSPARPRIGRSGTVFKTSPSGGGRHPVEVYAHVRDVEGLTSGWYHYDGLRHALEPLGPEWSAERIAEAAGDQDWVGEAPLVLAYTAVLERTRWRYDTSRAYRVVQMDVGHLSQTAYLVATAMGLGVGYTAALRDELVERAIGCDAYHEVVLGMTVVGPLRK, from the coding sequence GTGCGGGCAAAGGTCGCTGAACACTCGACGCTGTTCTACGAGAACGGCGCCGTGGTCTGGGACGACTACCTGCACCACCGGCAGTTCGCCATCAGCGAGACCGCTGAGCTGCTCTGCCGCAAGTTCACCGCCTTCACCGAGGTCGACGACCTCCTCGCGCCGCTGGCCGAGGAGGATCGGGCCGTGCTGCGCCGGGTGCTGGACGAGCTCGTGGCCGCGGGCGTGCTCATCGTCGAGGGCTCGCCCGAGCACGAGGCCGAGCTGGCCATGCTCGGGGCGTGGACCAGCTGGGGCGCCTCGGCCCGGCACTTCCACTTCGCCAGCCGCACCCTCGCCGACGCCGAGTACCTGGCGGCCGACGAGCACGACGCGGCGCTGGACGCCAAGATCGGGGAGACGCCGCCGCCCGCCCCGTTCCGGAGCCTGGGTGGCGACGCCGTCGCCCTGCCGGAGCTGCCCGCCCGGCCGAGCTGGGGCGACGCCGGTGTCCTCGACGTCCTGCTGGCCCGCCGGACCACCCGCGAGTTCGGCGCGGGCGGCCTCGCGCTGGAGCAGGTCGGTGAACTGCTGGCCGTGCTCGCCGGGCCGTCGCCCGCGCGTCCGCGCATCGGCCGCTCCGGCACCGTGTTCAAGACCAGTCCCTCCGGTGGCGGCAGGCACCCGGTGGAGGTCTACGCCCACGTCCGCGACGTCGAGGGCCTGACCTCGGGCTGGTACCACTACGACGGCCTCCGGCACGCCCTCGAACCCCTCGGCCCGGAGTGGTCGGCCGAGCGGATCGCCGAGGCGGCCGGGGACCAGGACTGGGTCGGCGAAGCACCACTCGTGCTGGCCTACACCGCCGTGCTCGAACGCACCCGCTGGCGCTACGACACCTCGCGCGCCTACCGGGTCGTGCAGATGGATGTCGGCCACCTGTCGCAGACCGCGTACCTTGTGGCGACGGCAATGGGGTTGGGAGTGGGCTACACGGCCGCTCTCCGCGACGAACTGGTGGAACGGGCAATCGGCTGTGACGCCTATCACGAAGTGGTATTGGGGATGACGGTCGTCGGCCCATTACGCAAATGA
- a CDS encoding DUF58 domain-containing protein: MSRADRIREAFTGGRGPRWRATDAYARAVLLGVGLVVLGALLHKVELVLFGAPFLISALFALSTRVGGDPSVSVRPLPRTAEPGEATTGVEVDPAEGTELLAVRLPAPGTPGELGPIHLLPSDSGPIVVKLRREAWGDGVDLRADHLFAGPDALLVYGPVVGVERGRVVLPPVDALPAGLLPARAAGLVGVHRTRRPGDSTELRDIRAFQPGDRLRRIDWRVSLRSPTLHVREHHAEADADVVLALDTRLDLGRSVADWSTGHPGRTSRPGGSLDTAVRAAASLAAGYLHQGDRVALADLGRPRLGVRPGAGRRQLLRLRNQLVVCARSAGWAPRPVLNAHQVPHGSLVVVLSPFLDDHVVQVAVQAARRGGLVLAVDVLPADLSPDTETAWGAGALRIIRLEQRTRLAALEQHGIAVVPWDDHGVGVAATLRRASRPGRPVVR; this comes from the coding sequence GTGAGCAGGGCGGACCGGATCCGCGAGGCGTTCACCGGCGGGCGCGGACCCCGCTGGCGGGCCACCGACGCCTACGCCCGCGCGGTGCTGCTGGGCGTGGGCCTGGTCGTGCTCGGCGCCCTGCTGCACAAGGTGGAGCTGGTCCTGTTCGGGGCGCCGTTCCTGATCTCCGCCCTGTTCGCGCTGAGCACGCGGGTCGGCGGCGACCCGTCGGTGTCGGTCCGCCCGCTGCCGCGCACGGCCGAGCCGGGGGAGGCGACCACCGGCGTCGAGGTGGACCCGGCGGAGGGCACCGAGCTGCTCGCCGTGCGGCTGCCCGCGCCGGGCACGCCGGGGGAGCTGGGCCCGATCCACCTGCTGCCGTCGGACAGCGGCCCGATCGTGGTGAAGCTGCGCCGCGAGGCCTGGGGCGACGGCGTGGACCTGCGGGCCGACCACCTGTTCGCGGGCCCCGACGCCCTGCTGGTTTACGGCCCGGTGGTCGGCGTCGAACGCGGCCGCGTCGTCCTGCCGCCCGTCGACGCGCTCCCCGCGGGCCTGCTGCCCGCGCGCGCCGCCGGGTTGGTCGGCGTGCACCGCACCCGCCGCCCCGGCGACTCCACGGAGCTGCGCGACATCCGCGCGTTCCAGCCCGGCGACCGGCTGCGCCGCATCGACTGGCGGGTGTCCCTGCGCAGCCCGACCCTGCACGTGCGCGAGCACCACGCCGAGGCCGACGCCGACGTGGTGCTGGCCCTGGACACCCGGCTCGACCTCGGCCGCTCGGTGGCCGACTGGTCCACCGGCCACCCCGGCCGCACGTCGCGTCCGGGCGGCAGCCTGGACACCGCCGTGCGCGCCGCCGCGTCGCTGGCCGCCGGCTACCTGCACCAGGGTGACCGGGTGGCGCTGGCCGACCTCGGCCGCCCGCGGCTGGGCGTCCGCCCCGGAGCGGGCAGGCGGCAGCTGCTGCGGCTGCGCAACCAGCTCGTCGTGTGCGCCCGGTCGGCGGGTTGGGCGCCGCGCCCCGTGCTCAACGCCCACCAGGTGCCCCACGGCTCCCTCGTGGTGGTGCTGTCCCCGTTCCTCGACGACCACGTCGTCCAGGTCGCCGTCCAGGCGGCCCGCCGCGGCGGCCTCGTGCTCGCCGTCGACGTCCTGCCCGCCGACCTCAGCCCCGACACCGAGACCGCGTGGGGCGCGGGCGCGCTGCGGATCATCCGGCTCGAACAGCGCACCCGGCTCGCGGCGCTGGAGCAGCACGGCATCGCCGTCGTCCCCTGGGACGACCACGGCGTCGGCGTGGCCGCGACCCTGCGCCGCGCGAGCCGCCCCGGACGGCCGGTGGTCCGATGA
- a CDS encoding DUF4129 domain-containing protein, protein MRPRWVVPVLVGAALVLVALAARGNSPVVYGARLAPPVVPTRSAAPAEDDLLASDGVAGVVGGSVVVVLIVLFVLLSIASLGVVLFMVGPRRRRVRRGHDAVADTAEEAADSAPGAALMLTGARKALAELRERHSGPPSDAVIAAWLNLEDAAARSGAPKQEHETSTEFTGALLVRYEVDTAAAATLRGLYHRARFGPAARVSTQDAEDAAEALERVVVSLDRG, encoded by the coding sequence ATGAGACCGCGGTGGGTGGTGCCGGTGCTGGTGGGTGCGGCGCTGGTGCTCGTCGCGCTCGCGGCCCGCGGGAACTCGCCGGTGGTCTACGGGGCGAGGTTGGCGCCGCCGGTGGTGCCCACGCGGAGCGCCGCGCCCGCCGAGGACGACCTGCTGGCCTCCGACGGGGTCGCGGGGGTGGTCGGCGGGTCGGTCGTGGTGGTGTTGATCGTCCTGTTCGTGCTGCTGTCGATCGCGTCGCTGGGCGTCGTGCTGTTCATGGTCGGCCCGCGGCGCAGGCGCGTCCGGCGCGGCCACGACGCCGTGGCGGACACGGCGGAGGAGGCCGCGGACAGCGCGCCTGGTGCGGCGCTGATGCTCACCGGAGCGCGCAAGGCCCTGGCGGAGCTGCGGGAACGGCACTCGGGCCCGCCGTCGGACGCGGTGATCGCGGCCTGGCTGAACCTGGAGGACGCGGCGGCGCGCAGTGGTGCGCCGAAGCAGGAGCACGAGACGTCGACGGAGTTCACCGGGGCGCTGCTCGTCCGCTACGAGGTGGACACGGCGGCCGCGGCGACGCTGCGGGGGCTCTACCATCGGGCGCGGTTCGGGCCCGCGGCACGGGTGTCCACACAGGACGCCGAGGACGCCGCGGAGGCGCTGGAACGGGTCGTGGTCTCGTTGGACCGCGGATGA
- a CDS encoding sensor domain-containing protein, with translation MTDKDLVRGLRERLRLQLWALARVPLALIGIPLIPLQLIPYPFLLITIGFPLLVATNALNRKYSDVHRAWAGRALGEPIPRPYRRPPTRGLVSRVRTTVTDPATWRELAWLPLNAVLTLVTAVVPLSLWIGGVLGLVTPVVWMLGEEGFDYSGLTPDVPFGFALAPVIGGLYLALAWRLTPWATRTHARVARWLLAPTARTTLSTRVQELAESRADTVDAQAAELRRIERDLHDGAQARLVALGMSLGMAEDLLSRDPEAARALLTEARESSTLALSELRDLVRGIHPPVLSDRGLDGAVRALGLALPLPVDVDIELGGRPQAPVESAVYFAVAETLANVAKHSGASSAWIRVRHADGRLSVMVGDDGRGGAEIVTGGGLRGTERRLAAFDGTLGLASPVGGPTIVTLELPCELSSVKTSSSSGTA, from the coding sequence ATGACGGACAAGGACCTGGTGCGCGGTCTCCGCGAACGGCTGCGCCTCCAACTCTGGGCGCTGGCACGGGTTCCCCTAGCCCTGATCGGCATCCCGCTCATCCCCCTCCAGCTCATCCCCTACCCCTTCCTCCTCATCACCATCGGCTTCCCCCTCCTCGTCGCCACCAACGCCCTGAACCGCAAGTACTCCGACGTCCACCGCGCCTGGGCGGGCCGCGCCCTCGGCGAGCCCATCCCCCGCCCCTACCGCCGACCTCCCACCCGCGGTCTCGTCAGCAGGGTGCGGACCACCGTCACCGACCCCGCAACCTGGCGCGAACTCGCCTGGCTGCCGCTCAACGCCGTCCTCACCCTCGTCACCGCCGTGGTCCCCCTGTCCCTCTGGATCGGCGGCGTCCTGGGGCTGGTGACGCCGGTGGTGTGGATGCTCGGCGAGGAGGGGTTCGACTACTCGGGCCTCACCCCCGACGTCCCGTTCGGTTTCGCCCTGGCGCCCGTCATCGGCGGCCTCTACCTGGCACTGGCGTGGCGCCTCACCCCGTGGGCCACCCGGACCCACGCCAGGGTCGCCCGCTGGCTGCTGGCCCCCACCGCCCGCACCACCCTGTCCACCCGCGTCCAGGAACTCGCCGAGTCCCGCGCGGACACCGTCGACGCGCAGGCCGCCGAGCTGCGCCGGATCGAGCGCGACCTCCACGACGGCGCCCAGGCCCGCCTGGTGGCGCTGGGCATGAGCCTCGGCATGGCCGAGGACCTGCTGTCCCGCGACCCGGAGGCCGCGCGGGCGCTGCTCACCGAGGCGCGCGAGTCCTCCACCCTCGCCCTGTCCGAACTGCGCGACCTGGTTCGCGGCATCCACCCACCGGTCCTGTCCGATCGCGGCCTGGACGGCGCGGTGCGCGCTCTGGGTCTGGCGCTGCCCCTCCCGGTCGACGTCGACATCGAACTGGGGGGCAGGCCGCAGGCGCCGGTCGAGTCGGCCGTCTACTTCGCCGTCGCCGAGACGCTGGCGAACGTCGCCAAGCACAGCGGCGCGTCCTCGGCGTGGATCCGGGTCCGGCACGCCGACGGCAGGCTCTCGGTGATGGTCGGCGACGACGGCCGCGGCGGGGCGGAGATCGTGACGGGTGGAGGATTGCGCGGGACCGAGCGCAGACTGGCCGCCTTCGACGGCACGCTGGGCCTGGCCAGTCCCGTCGGCGGACCGACCATCGTGACCTTGGAGCTGCCGTGCGAGTTGTCCTCGGTGAAGACCTCGTCCTCCTCCGGGACGGCCTGA
- a CDS encoding DUF885 domain-containing protein, with protein sequence MTETTELADELFALMMAADPLDASLYGIAGHDDRLPDLSEAGEAALRVAAVDVAARAKALTAGDRVTRAVVVQQAEALVDRLDAHSAEYTISPSFFSPAGALLTILPMVAVTTPEQGRDYLLRLAAVPEHLDVLAERHRAGLLAGRLPVAHLVRDAVAFVDRYLATSADEDPLARQEDAEPGFAAERDRLLAEAVRPAYRRYRDVLEQEVLPAGRPEGRPGLCWLPDGAAIYTALARVHTTTPRTPEELHETGLSLMASLAEDYSVLGQRVFGTSDLAAIFDRMRTDPALRWRDAEEMLTAARDSVERAEAEAPRWFGTLPEARCVVAAVPETEAPGAPTAYYSPGAMDGSRPGTYYANTSRAQERHRYQSEAIAFHEAVPGHHFQISLAQGLTELPMLRRLAGITAYLEGWGLYCERLADEMGLYSDDTSRLGMLSLDSMRAGRLVVDTGLHALGWSRAQAVDYLRENTPLPLVEIESEVDRYIAAPGQALAYMVGRLEIQRIRAGAELAMGEGFDIRAFHDLVLRGGPLPLAVLAEVVAAWSASIAAV encoded by the coding sequence ATGACGGAGACGACCGAGCTCGCGGACGAGCTGTTCGCGCTGATGATGGCGGCGGACCCACTGGACGCGAGCCTGTACGGCATCGCCGGGCACGACGACCGGCTGCCCGACCTCAGCGAGGCGGGCGAGGCCGCGCTGAGGGTCGCGGCCGTCGATGTCGCCGCCCGCGCGAAGGCGCTCACGGCGGGCGACCGGGTCACCCGCGCGGTCGTCGTGCAGCAGGCCGAGGCGCTCGTCGACCGGCTGGACGCGCACTCCGCCGAGTACACGATCAGCCCGTCGTTCTTCTCCCCCGCGGGCGCGCTGCTGACCATCCTGCCGATGGTCGCCGTGACCACCCCCGAGCAGGGGCGCGACTACCTGCTCCGGCTCGCCGCCGTCCCCGAGCACCTGGACGTGCTGGCGGAACGGCACCGCGCCGGTCTGCTGGCCGGGCGGCTGCCGGTCGCCCACCTGGTCCGCGACGCCGTCGCGTTCGTCGACCGCTACCTGGCCACGTCGGCGGACGAGGACCCGCTGGCCCGCCAGGAGGACGCCGAGCCGGGGTTCGCCGCCGAGCGCGACCGGCTGCTCGCCGAGGCCGTGCGGCCCGCGTACCGGCGCTACCGGGACGTGCTGGAGCAGGAGGTCCTGCCCGCGGGCCGCCCCGAGGGGCGTCCGGGGCTGTGCTGGCTGCCCGACGGCGCCGCGATCTACACTGCGCTGGCGCGGGTGCACACCACGACCCCGCGCACGCCCGAGGAGCTGCACGAGACCGGGCTGTCGCTGATGGCCTCGCTCGCCGAGGACTACTCCGTGCTGGGGCAGCGGGTGTTCGGCACGTCCGACCTCGCCGCGATCTTCGACCGGATGCGCACCGACCCGGCGCTGCGCTGGCGGGACGCCGAGGAGATGCTCACCGCCGCGCGCGACAGCGTGGAGCGGGCCGAGGCCGAGGCGCCGCGGTGGTTCGGCACCCTGCCCGAGGCCCGGTGCGTCGTCGCGGCGGTGCCCGAGACGGAGGCGCCCGGCGCGCCGACCGCCTACTACTCGCCCGGCGCGATGGACGGCTCGCGCCCCGGCACCTACTACGCGAACACCTCGCGGGCGCAGGAGCGCCACCGCTACCAGTCCGAGGCCATCGCGTTCCACGAGGCCGTTCCGGGGCACCACTTCCAGATCAGCCTCGCCCAGGGCCTGACCGAACTGCCCATGCTGCGCAGGCTGGCGGGGATCACCGCCTACCTGGAGGGCTGGGGCCTGTACTGCGAGCGGCTCGCCGACGAGATGGGCCTGTACTCCGACGACACCTCGCGCCTGGGGATGCTGTCGCTGGACTCCATGCGCGCGGGCAGGCTCGTCGTGGACACCGGTCTGCACGCCCTCGGCTGGAGCCGCGCCCAGGCCGTCGACTACCTGCGGGAGAACACGCCGCTGCCGCTCGTGGAGATCGAGTCCGAGGTGGACCGCTACATCGCCGCTCCCGGCCAGGCGCTGGCGTACATGGTCGGCAGGCTGGAGATCCAGCGGATCCGCGCCGGGGCCGAACTCGCCATGGGCGAGGGCTTCGACATCCGCGCGTTCCACGACCTGGTGCTGCGGGGCGGGCCGCTGCCGCTGGCCGTGCTGGCCGAGGTCGTCGCGGCTTGGAGCGCCTCCATCGCCGCCGTGTGA
- a CDS encoding uracil-DNA glycosylase, which yields MRELAELDAEVTSCRACPRLVAWREEVARVKRASFRDQHYWGRPVPGFGPADARLAIVGLAPAAHGANRTGRMFTGDRSGDFLYAAMHAVGLASQPTAEHIGDGLELYGTRITAPVKCAPPENKPTPEERDTCRPWLVRELDLLRPTLRAVVVLGGFGWQALLPVLAASWKVPTPRPKFGHGVEVVLPALDGGTPLHVFGCFHVSQQNTFTGRLTQEMARDVLRRAAAVG from the coding sequence GTGCGCGAACTGGCGGAACTCGACGCGGAGGTCACGTCGTGCCGGGCGTGCCCGCGCCTGGTGGCGTGGCGCGAGGAGGTCGCGCGGGTGAAGCGCGCCTCGTTCCGCGACCAGCACTACTGGGGCCGCCCGGTCCCCGGCTTCGGCCCCGCCGACGCCCGCCTCGCCATCGTCGGCCTCGCCCCGGCGGCGCACGGCGCCAACCGGACCGGCCGCATGTTCACCGGCGACCGCTCCGGCGACTTCCTCTACGCCGCCATGCACGCCGTCGGCCTCGCCTCGCAGCCCACGGCGGAGCACATCGGCGACGGCCTGGAGCTGTACGGGACCCGCATCACCGCCCCGGTCAAGTGCGCGCCACCGGAGAACAAGCCCACCCCGGAGGAACGCGACACCTGCCGCCCGTGGCTGGTCCGCGAGCTGGACCTGCTCCGCCCGACCCTGCGCGCGGTCGTGGTCCTCGGCGGTTTCGGCTGGCAGGCGCTCCTGCCGGTGCTCGCGGCGTCGTGGAAGGTGCCGACCCCGCGGCCGAAGTTCGGGCACGGCGTGGAGGTGGTCCTGCCCGCCCTGGACGGCGGGACGCCGCTGCACGTGTTCGGGTGCTTCCACGTGAGCCAGCAGAACACCTTCACCGGGCGGTTGACGCAGGAGATGGCGCGGGACGTGCTGCGGAGGGCCGCGGCGGTGGGGTGA
- a CDS encoding MoxR family ATPase has product MTSSRTTGVADVATECAAVLDAVGTVLVGRQRSLRLALAAVLAGGHVLLEDVPGLGKTLMARSLAQALHLNFRRLQCTPDLLPADVTGSFLYDPTEREFSFRAGPIFTGLLLADEINRTPPKTQSALLEAMQERQVTVEGRTFPLPRPFHVLATANPVEYEGTYPLPEAQLDRFLVRLDIGYPPADEEVEVLRRRLVRQREDTEVPPVFEPTRLAELQAGVERVAVDEDVLRYCVDLAASTRAHPAVEVGASPRGALALVLVARALAVLDRREFVLPEDVKECAVAALAHRLTLRPETWTSGTTGVEVVTELLGKVPGPASSRS; this is encoded by the coding sequence GTGACGTCGAGTCGGACCACGGGCGTCGCGGACGTCGCGACCGAGTGCGCGGCCGTGCTGGACGCGGTCGGCACGGTGCTCGTCGGCAGGCAGCGGTCGCTGCGGCTGGCGCTCGCCGCGGTGCTCGCGGGCGGCCACGTGCTGCTGGAGGACGTCCCCGGCCTGGGCAAGACGCTGATGGCCCGCAGCCTCGCCCAGGCGCTGCACCTGAACTTCCGCCGCCTCCAGTGCACGCCGGACCTGCTGCCCGCGGACGTCACCGGCTCGTTCCTCTACGACCCGACCGAGCGCGAGTTCAGCTTCCGGGCGGGGCCGATCTTCACCGGGCTGCTGCTCGCCGACGAGATCAACCGCACGCCGCCGAAGACCCAATCGGCGCTGCTGGAGGCCATGCAGGAGCGGCAGGTCACCGTCGAGGGGCGGACGTTCCCGCTGCCCAGGCCGTTCCACGTGCTGGCGACCGCGAACCCGGTCGAGTACGAGGGCACCTACCCGCTGCCGGAGGCGCAGCTCGACCGGTTCCTGGTGCGGCTGGACATCGGCTACCCGCCGGCCGACGAGGAGGTCGAGGTGCTGCGCCGCAGGCTCGTCCGGCAGCGCGAGGACACCGAGGTGCCGCCGGTGTTCGAGCCGACCAGGCTGGCCGAGTTGCAGGCGGGTGTCGAACGGGTGGCGGTCGACGAGGACGTGCTGCGCTACTGCGTCGACCTGGCCGCCTCCACGAGGGCGCACCCGGCCGTCGAGGTGGGCGCCTCCCCGCGCGGCGCGCTGGCGCTGGTGCTGGTGGCCAGGGCGCTGGCGGTGCTGGACCGGCGCGAGTTCGTGCTGCCCGAGGACGTGAAGGAGTGCGCGGTCGCGGCGCTGGCGCACCGGCTGACCCTGCGGCCGGAGACGTGGACGTCCGGCACGACCGGCGTGGAGGTCGTCACCGAGCTGCTCGGCAAGGTCCCCGGCCCGGCGAGCAGCCGCTCGTGA